One part of the Vicia villosa cultivar HV-30 ecotype Madison, WI linkage group LG6, Vvil1.0, whole genome shotgun sequence genome encodes these proteins:
- the LOC131610046 gene encoding receptor-like serine/threonine-protein kinase ALE2, whose translation MLPSVIFLFALLNLLFSSQVESFSLSVPFPSLEQTKFWLVKPSYAPSYAPVLSPSYQGPSATPKRKHHHRHQRHHSMRPYLGAPPPSKEQACDQICTDPLTSTPFGSPCGCVFPMKVKLTLDVAPYAVFPVMNELEYEVALGTYLEQSQVKIMGATADGQNQGRTVVDINLVPLGEKFDNTTAALTYERLWHKKVPLNKSLFGDYAVVYITYPGIPSSPPYGTSIGSGPSENGDGSLPVSANFASKNQKTNLRTIIIIALSSFVLLLVLVGAFSVILKWRKTRRPSSAVGPAFTSSLNKRSGLGSMLSSSITSSTSVSLMSAMPTSILSVKTFSLFEIEKATHKFNSKRVLGEGGFGRVYSGTLEDGAEVAVKLLTKDNQNGDREFIAEVEMLSRLHHRNLVKLIGICIEGRRRCLVYELVPNGSVESHLHGDDKTGGPLDWEARMKIALGAARGLAYLHEDSNPRVIHRDFKASNVLLEDDFTPKVSDFGLAREATEGSNHISTRVMGTFGYVAPEYAMTGHLLVKSDVYSYGVVLLELLTGRKPVDMSQPQGQENLVTWARALLTSREGLEQLVDPSLAGSYNFDDMAKVAAIASMCVHSEVTQRPFMGEVVQALKLIYNDTDETCGDYCSQKDSSAQESDFRGELAPSDSSWWNGGGLTPRLTYGQASSFITMEYSSGPLEDMENRPFSTSSFNGDEISLPIRHGNRSGPLRTIRSKLSLYRFSGSRSEHGERSSKRSWV comes from the exons ATGCTGCCGTCGGTTATCTTCCTGTTCGCTCTACTCAACTTGCTTTTCTCTTCCCAAG TGGAGTCATTTTCTCTGAGTGTGCCATTTCCTTCATTGGAACAAACTAAATTTTGGTTAGTTAAGCCATCTTATGCACCATCTTATGCACCTGTGTTATCTCCATCTTACCAAG GTCCTAGTGCAACTCCGAAACGCAAACATCATCATCGTCACCAGCGCCATCATAGCATGAGACCTTACCTAGGGGCTCCACCACCTTCCAAAGAGCAAG CTTGCGATCAAATATGTACGGATCCTCTCACGTCAACTCCCTTTGGTTCACCTTGTGGCTGTGTATTTCCTATGAAAGTCAAACTTACACTGGATGTAGCTCCTTATGCTGTTTTTCCAGTAATGAACGAGTTAGAGTATGAAGTTGCGTTAGGCACATATTTAGAACAGAGTCAGGTGAAGATAATGGGTGCAACTGCTGACGGTCAAAATCAGGGAAGGACTGTTGTTGATATTAACTTGGTTCCATTGGGAGAGAAATTTGACAATACAACTGCAGCCCTGACATACGAGAGGTTATGGCATAAAAAAGTTCCTCTAAATAAGAGCCTTTTTGGTGATTACGCTGTTGTGTACATTACATATCCAG GAATTCCATCTTCGCCACCATATGGAACTTCAATTGGGAGCGGTCCCAGTGAAAATGGTGATGGTAGTTTGCCCGTCAGCGCCAATTTTGCTAGCAAGAACCAGAAAACAAATCTTAGAACCATAATCATCATTGCTTTGTCTTCATTTGTTCTCTTGCTGGTTTTGGTTGGAGCATTTTCTGTTATCCTGAAATGGAGGAAGACTAGGAGACCATCAAGTGCAGTTGGCCCAGCATTTACATCTTCTCTGAACAAGAGATCTG GTTTGGGGTCTATGCTGTCAAGCAGTATTACGAGCTCAACATCAGTGTCCCTCATGTCTGCAATGCCTACTTCCATTCTCTCTGTTAAAACATTTTCACTGTTTGAGATTGAGAAAGCAACACATAAGTTTAATTCAAAGAGAGTATTAGGGGAAGGAGGATTTGGACGTGTGTATAGTGGTACATTAGAAGATGGGGCTGAGGTTGCAGTGAAGCTCCTTACAAAGGATAATCAAAATGGAGACCGTGAATTTATTGCAGAAGTTGAAATGTTAAGCCGTTTGCATCATCGCAATCTAGTGAAACTTATTGGTATTTGCATTGAAGGGCGCAGGCGTTGCCTGGTGTATGAGCTAGTTCCTAATGGCAGTGTTGAGTCCCATTTGCATG GTGATGACAAGACTGGGGGACCTCTAGATTGGGAAGCACGGATGAAAATTGCCCTTGGTGCTGCGAGAGGATTAGCTTATCTTCACGAGGATTCCAATCCCCGTGTAATTCATCGAGACTTCAAAGCTAGCAATGTGTTATTAGAAGATGACTTTACCCCTAAAGTTTCTGATTTCGGTTTGGCACGAGAAGCAACTGAAGGAAGTAATCATATTTCTACACGGGTGATGGGGACTTTTGG GTACGTTGCCCCAGAATATGCAATGACAGGCCATTTACTGGTTAAAAGTGATGTTTATAGTTATGGTGTTGTGCTTCTTGAACTTCTCACTGGCAGAAAACCAGTGGATATGTCTCAACCTCAGGGACAGGAGAATCTTGTAACTTGGGCGCGGGCACTGTTGACCAGTAGAGAAGGTTTAGAACAGCTAGTGGATCCATCTTTGGCTGGAAGTTACAACTTTGATGACATGGCAAAGGTAGCAGCTATTGCATCAATGTGCGTTCACTCCGAGGTCACACAGAGACCTTTTATGGGTGAAGTTGTGCAGGCTCTTAAACTGATATACAATGACACAGATGAGACTTGTGGAGATTATTGTAGTCAGAAGGACTCCTCTGCCCAGGAATCTGATTTTAGAGGCGAGCTTGCCCCTTCTGATAGCAGTTGGTGGAATGGTGGAGGATTAACGCCTCGATTAACTTATGGACAAGCATCTTCCTTCATCACAATGGAATACAGTTCTGGTCCTCTGGAAGATATGGAAAACAGACCGTTTTCAACTTCAAGCTTTAATGGAGATGAGATATCTTTACCAATTAGGCATGGAAATAGATCAGGTCCCTTAAGAACAATCCGAAGCAAGTTATCTTTATATAGATTTTCAGGAAGTCGGAGTGAGCATGGGGAGCGTTCTTCTAAGCGAAGTTGGGTATGA
- the LOC131614707 gene encoding two-component response regulator ARR22-like → MDNAMKDGSEVITFTDIDADRQTGPRIIRALVVDNDDHIRKTHEDILKTLGVETRSVKTGQEALEIISYDRIYDLILIRRTLPVKDGIEVTKMLRSMEYPGTIIGVSHYPLTEEQAKEFYGAGLNGCIDYETPLRDKTVESLVSNIPPPQPWQKRVNYNVEYNSFFRPDSPFRFGQIYHSSSGPGSGSSSCKSRKSHK, encoded by the exons ATGGACAATGCAATGAAAGACGGATCCGAAGTCATAACGTTCACTGATATTGATGCTGATCGTCAAACGGGCCCTCGAATAATAAGAGCACTTGTTGTGGACAATGATGACCACATTCGAAAGACTCATGAAGATATTTTGAAAACACTTGGTGTGGAAACTCGTTCAGTGAAAACTGGCCAAGAAGCCTTAGAAATAATTTCTTATGATCGGATCTATGACCTAATCCTCATTCGTAGGACTTTGCCCGTCAAAGATGGAATTGAG GTGACAAAGATGCTGCGAAGCATGGAGTACCCTGGAACTATTATTGGTGTGTCACATTATCCCCTTACAGAAGAACAAGCGAAAGAATTTTATGGAGCAGGGCTAAATGGTTGCATTGATTATGAGACACCGTTGAGAGATAAAACGGTTGAATCACTGGTTAGCAATATTCCACCTCCCCAACCCTGGCAGAAAAGAGTTAATTATAATGTAGAATACAATTCTTTTTTCCGTCCTGATTCTCCTTTTCGTTTCGGCCAGATTTATCATTCAAGTTCTGGTCCTGGTTCAGGTTCAAGTTCTTGCAAATCTCGCAAATCTCACAAATAG
- the LOC131614708 gene encoding two-component response regulator 24-like, whose protein sequence is MVSISDHKGKQIMLSDSEDSEDDDLSPSPHRKIIRALVVHHDDHIGKVNEVMLNRLGVETRSVKTSQEAIKLICVEEVYDLILLGRYLPVIDGVQMTKMLRDMEYPTTIVGVTRFLTEVQREEFFSAGLDGCIDNEAPLTDKTLACIVESIPRRQTWKKRNFYSTIYKSFRPPSVPFGPGSTSTSRDVSKKD, encoded by the exons ATGGTCAGTATAAGTGATCACAAAGGTAAACAAATAATGTTATCTGATAGTGAAGATAGTGAAGATGATGATCTTTCACCAAGCCCCCATCGAAAAATAATAAGAGCACTTGTTGTGCACCATGATGACCACATTGGAAAGGTTAATGAAGTTATGTTGAATAGACTTGGTGTGGAAACTCGTTCAGTGAAAACTAGCCAAGAAGctataaaattaatttgtgtTGAGGAAGTCTATGACTTAATTCTCCTTGGTAGGTATTTACCTGTCATTGATGGGGTTCAG ATGACGAAGATGCTGCGAGACATGGAGTACCCTACAACGATTGTTGGCGTGACGCGTTTCCTTACAGAAGTACAACGGGAAGAATTTTTCAGTGCAGGGCTAGACGGTTGCATTGATAACGAGGCACCCTTGACCGATAAAACGCTTGCATGCATTGTTGAAAGTATTCCCCGTCGCCAAACCTGGAAGAAAAGAAATTTTTATAGTACAATTTACAAATCTTTTCGGCCTCCTAGTGTTCCTTTTGGTCCTGGTTCAACCTCTACTTCTAGAGACGTGTCTAAAAAAGATTAA